A genomic region of Salinibacter pepae contains the following coding sequences:
- the nrfD gene encoding NrfD/PsrC family molybdoenzyme membrane anchor subunit has product MSFHDITEMVSRHAEKKAPLAWYVAFAVSLSGALLLIGLLAYVVWNGIGVWGNNQPVGWGWPIVNFVFWVGIGHAGTLISAILYLFRQHWRTAINRAAEAMTIFAVICALIWPTFHVGRVWAIYWTLPIPNQMAMWPQFKSPLLWDVFAVSSYFIVSTLFWYVGLVPDLATLRDRAKNFWRQRILAFFSLGWTGSNRHWRNYEKAYLLLAGLATPLVLSVHSVVSFDFAVSVIPGWHTTIFPPYFVAGAIFSGFAMVVTLMVITREIYGLKNLITIDHLEKMNIIILVTGSIVGFAYITEFFMAWYSGVEYEQYAFINRAFGPYAWAYWIMMTCNLVTPQLFWSKRLRRSIPVMFALSIVVNIGMWFERFVITITSLHRDFLPSSWGYFTATWVDIGTFVGSFGLFFTLFLLFLRFVPMVAMAEVKGVMPEADPHHYDHGGNGHAEGDGEPYIKPAEPALAEAYRNDGADASG; this is encoded by the coding sequence CTGTCGTTTCACGACATCACCGAGATGGTGTCGCGGCACGCGGAGAAGAAGGCGCCGCTGGCGTGGTACGTGGCCTTTGCCGTGTCGCTGTCCGGGGCGCTTCTGCTGATTGGGCTGCTCGCCTACGTGGTGTGGAACGGCATCGGGGTGTGGGGCAACAACCAGCCCGTCGGGTGGGGCTGGCCGATTGTCAACTTCGTGTTCTGGGTCGGGATCGGCCACGCCGGGACGCTGATTTCCGCCATTCTCTACCTCTTCCGGCAGCACTGGCGGACGGCGATCAACCGGGCCGCGGAGGCGATGACGATCTTCGCGGTGATCTGTGCCCTCATCTGGCCGACCTTCCACGTCGGGCGCGTCTGGGCCATCTACTGGACGCTCCCGATTCCGAACCAGATGGCCATGTGGCCGCAGTTTAAGAGCCCGCTGCTGTGGGACGTGTTCGCGGTGTCGAGCTACTTCATCGTGTCGACCCTCTTCTGGTACGTGGGGCTCGTTCCGGATCTCGCCACGCTCCGCGACCGCGCCAAGAACTTCTGGCGGCAGCGCATTCTCGCCTTCTTTTCGCTGGGGTGGACGGGCTCGAACCGCCACTGGCGCAACTACGAAAAGGCATACCTGCTGCTCGCAGGCCTCGCCACGCCGCTCGTGCTGTCGGTCCACTCGGTCGTGTCGTTCGACTTTGCGGTGTCGGTCATCCCGGGGTGGCACACGACGATCTTCCCGCCCTACTTCGTGGCCGGGGCCATCTTCTCCGGCTTCGCCATGGTGGTTACGCTCATGGTGATTACCCGAGAGATCTACGGCCTGAAGAACCTGATTACGATCGACCACCTGGAGAAGATGAACATCATCATCCTGGTGACCGGGTCGATCGTGGGCTTTGCCTACATCACGGAGTTCTTCATGGCCTGGTACTCGGGGGTCGAGTACGAGCAGTACGCCTTCATCAACCGCGCCTTCGGGCCGTACGCCTGGGCGTACTGGATCATGATGACCTGTAATCTGGTCACGCCGCAGCTCTTCTGGTCGAAGCGGCTTCGGCGCTCCATCCCGGTCATGTTTGCCCTGTCGATCGTGGTGAACATCGGGATGTGGTTCGAGCGGTTCGTGATTACGATCACGTCGCTCCACCGCGACTTCCTGCCGAGCTCGTGGGGCTACTTCACGGCCACGTGGGTCGACATCGGTACGTTCGTGGGGTCGTTCGGGCTCTTCTTTACCCTCTTCCTGCTCTTCCTTCGGTTCGTGCCGATGGTGGCGATGGCGGAGGTGAAGGGGGTAATGCCGGAGGCCGATCCGCACCACTACGACCACGGGGGCAACGGGCACGCCGAGGGCGACGGCGAGCCCTACATCAAGCCGGCGGAGCCGGCCCTGGCCGAGGCGTACCGCAACGACGGGGCCGACGCCTCCGGGTAG
- the coxB gene encoding cytochrome c oxidase subunit II has protein sequence MGDFWLPEAASTMAPKIDSLFTFVNVVSGILLVGVVAAMLWFMYRYRRQDPAERPSPVKESKLLEISWIVIPTILVLLVFNWGFKSFVAQKTIPDNAYEIRVQARSWGWSFEYPNGVTTDTLYVPADEPVKTTMSSQDVIHSFYVPAFRVKQDVLPNRYTSVWFEATKEGTYDLFCTEYCGRNHSEMDAEVKVVSRARFDQWLESAATPDDIPLPELGEKLYTQQGCQGCHSLDGSDMVGPTWKGLYGKTDHQMADGSTVTADANYLRESILQSGAKVVEGYQNVMPSYASLSEREVTGLVEFIKEQSDKEVSEE, from the coding sequence ATGGGTGATTTTTGGCTTCCCGAAGCGGCGTCTACGATGGCGCCGAAGATTGATAGTCTCTTTACCTTCGTAAACGTCGTCAGCGGGATTCTCCTCGTCGGCGTGGTTGCGGCGATGCTCTGGTTTATGTACCGCTATCGCCGTCAGGACCCCGCCGAGCGGCCCAGTCCCGTCAAGGAGAGCAAGCTGCTGGAGATTTCCTGGATCGTAATTCCCACGATTCTCGTCCTCCTCGTCTTCAACTGGGGGTTCAAGTCGTTCGTGGCGCAGAAGACGATCCCGGACAATGCATACGAGATTCGGGTGCAGGCGCGGTCGTGGGGGTGGTCGTTCGAGTATCCGAACGGCGTTACGACGGACACCCTGTACGTGCCGGCCGACGAGCCGGTGAAGACCACCATGAGCAGCCAGGACGTGATCCACAGCTTCTACGTCCCGGCGTTTCGGGTAAAGCAGGACGTGCTGCCCAACCGCTACACGTCGGTGTGGTTTGAGGCGACGAAAGAAGGAACGTACGACTTGTTTTGCACCGAGTACTGCGGCCGGAACCACTCCGAGATGGACGCGGAGGTGAAGGTCGTTTCCCGCGCCCGCTTCGACCAGTGGCTGGAAAGCGCCGCAACACCGGACGACATTCCGCTTCCGGAGTTGGGAGAAAAGCTCTACACGCAACAGGGCTGTCAGGGTTGCCACAGCCTCGATGGCTCCGACATGGTGGGGCCCACCTGGAAGGGCCTCTACGGCAAGACCGACCACCAAATGGCCGACGGGTCGACGGTCACGGCGGATGCGAACTATCTTCGCGAATCCATTCTGCAATCGGGGGCGAAGGTGGTGGAGGGCTACCAGAACGTAATGCCGTCGTACGCCAGCCTTTCGGAGCGAGAGGTGACCGGTCTCGTTGAGTTCATCAAGGAGCAGAGCGACAAGGAGGTCTCCGAGGAGTAA
- a CDS encoding 4Fe-4S dicluster domain-containing protein gives MIELDVIDSETAARDDESGARDGSSEPTFWRHWSESDADEDGDDLTEFVPGDSEPPSGASRRQFLQLMGAAMAMAGLAGCRRPEEKILPYAREPETVTPGIEDHYATSMPFRGVLRPVVAQSNEGRPTKIKGNSDHPSGQSGTSPYEQASVLNLYDPDRSRSVRQEGRTASWSDFVSFCRQLGNEADQRQVAVLAEKTSSPTVQAMRQRMADRFPNLQWVPYAPTGTDPRRLGTQQAFGRPLRPRFELGEAEVIVSLDANFLDGRTHDFGYHTQGFAEGRRLDDAEDTMSRLYTVESRYSTTGGSSDHRLAMRAGRIPALAAALAAELGVGEAPDVSWSERERLHVREMARDLRAAGEHGVVMAGEAQPPEVHALAMAVNQRLGGLGTTVTLFDPGDDEIQPQDEALADLTASMRAGEVDTLFMLGVNPVYDAPSELGFEEALSNVRDTVHLGRLRNETAQAARWHLPRTHYLEQWGDGRAYDGTKSIVQPLIRPLYDDAHSLIEVLNLAATGVDASGHDLVREQWRAQLPAPFQERWRKALHDGYLEGSGYETASVGTATVPSIDAPASDPDEIEVVFRTDSKLLAGRFSNNPWMQELPDPISKIVWDNVAVMSRATADELGVEVQRREGSFYADRVELTLDGQSVELPVWVQPGYPDGSIGVSMGYGRTIASTRESESTPFWDTSDQTNIYNGSPIAGGVDSSGEPVDVVGGNVAPMRPNGGRVATGANVTQVGSGYLLATTQEEGSMQGRPIVRWATLDEFKENPEFVNESQPPVPDLGHGGDGHGDGGHGDEGGHGGGDGHSGDGAAGTVSGQGLEAGPGADAHGADEMPEQAAHGGDGAGQHGGAGADEPGPVEKQQEYPMAWEENHPKDQAAFKNNPYYQNQWGMTVDLNTCTGCNACVVACTSENNVQVVGKDEVSKGRHMYWIRNDRYYVSEEEGGDNPEMLTQPVMCQHCENAPCESVCPVAATVHSPDGTNQMVYNRCIGTRYCQNNCPYKVRRFNFYDWTKTLPTEVQMAQNPDVTVRNRGVMEKCTWCVQRIRKHQQQADNEDRDLRPNEVETACQEACPTDAITFGDLNNPESDVVEEKKNPRRYELLSYLNTKPRLSYLGRVRNTNSRLEEALSETEAEEEAPVEA, from the coding sequence ATGATCGAACTAGACGTCATAGATTCGGAAACGGCCGCCCGCGACGACGAATCGGGGGCGCGTGATGGGTCGTCGGAGCCGACCTTTTGGCGCCACTGGTCCGAGTCGGACGCCGACGAGGACGGCGACGACCTCACGGAATTCGTGCCGGGAGACAGCGAGCCCCCGAGCGGGGCGTCGCGGCGACAGTTTCTGCAGCTGATGGGGGCGGCCATGGCCATGGCGGGGCTGGCCGGCTGCCGGCGGCCGGAGGAGAAAATTCTGCCGTATGCCCGCGAGCCGGAAACGGTGACGCCCGGCATTGAGGACCACTACGCCACGAGCATGCCGTTTCGGGGGGTGCTGCGCCCGGTCGTGGCCCAGAGCAACGAAGGGCGCCCGACCAAAATCAAGGGCAACAGTGACCATCCGTCGGGACAGAGTGGCACCAGCCCGTACGAGCAGGCCTCGGTGCTCAACCTATACGACCCCGATCGCTCCCGGTCCGTCCGCCAGGAGGGGCGCACCGCCTCCTGGAGCGACTTCGTCTCGTTTTGCCGCCAGCTGGGCAACGAGGCCGACCAGCGCCAAGTGGCGGTTCTGGCGGAGAAGACCTCGTCCCCGACCGTACAGGCGATGCGCCAGCGCATGGCGGATCGCTTTCCGAACCTGCAGTGGGTGCCGTACGCCCCGACGGGGACCGACCCGCGGCGGCTCGGCACGCAGCAGGCCTTCGGGCGCCCCCTTCGGCCGCGCTTCGAGCTTGGGGAGGCGGAGGTCATCGTAAGCCTCGACGCCAACTTCCTCGACGGGCGCACCCACGACTTTGGGTACCACACGCAGGGGTTTGCGGAGGGGCGGCGCCTAGACGACGCGGAGGACACCATGAGCCGGCTCTACACGGTGGAGAGCCGTTATTCCACCACGGGCGGCAGCTCGGACCACCGGCTCGCGATGCGGGCCGGGCGCATTCCCGCCCTCGCGGCCGCCCTCGCGGCGGAGCTGGGGGTGGGGGAGGCGCCGGACGTCTCGTGGAGCGAGCGGGAGCGCCTGCACGTTCGGGAGATGGCCCGGGACCTGCGAGCGGCGGGCGAGCACGGCGTGGTAATGGCGGGGGAGGCACAGCCGCCCGAGGTGCACGCCCTCGCCATGGCGGTCAACCAGCGACTCGGGGGGCTCGGCACCACCGTCACGCTCTTCGATCCCGGAGACGACGAGATCCAGCCGCAGGACGAGGCCCTGGCCGACCTGACCGCGTCGATGCGGGCGGGCGAGGTGGACACCTTGTTCATGCTGGGCGTGAACCCCGTTTACGACGCCCCGTCTGAGCTGGGCTTTGAGGAGGCGCTCTCGAACGTACGCGACACGGTCCACCTGGGGCGCCTCCGGAACGAAACGGCCCAGGCGGCCCGCTGGCACCTGCCCCGCACCCACTACCTCGAACAGTGGGGCGACGGCCGGGCCTACGACGGCACGAAGTCGATCGTCCAGCCGCTCATCCGGCCGCTCTACGACGACGCGCACTCGCTCATCGAGGTGCTCAACCTGGCGGCGACGGGCGTGGACGCCAGCGGCCACGACCTGGTCCGCGAGCAGTGGCGGGCCCAGCTTCCGGCCCCCTTCCAGGAGCGGTGGCGCAAGGCGTTGCACGACGGATACCTCGAAGGATCCGGGTACGAGACGGCGTCGGTGGGCACGGCGACCGTGCCGTCGATTGACGCCCCGGCGTCCGACCCGGACGAGATTGAGGTCGTCTTCCGCACGGATTCGAAGCTGCTGGCGGGGCGATTCTCCAACAACCCGTGGATGCAGGAGCTGCCGGATCCGATCTCGAAAATTGTGTGGGACAACGTTGCCGTCATGAGCCGGGCGACGGCGGACGAGCTGGGGGTGGAGGTCCAGCGCCGCGAGGGCAGCTTCTACGCCGACCGGGTGGAGTTGACCCTCGACGGCCAGTCCGTCGAGCTGCCCGTGTGGGTGCAGCCGGGCTACCCGGACGGCTCCATCGGGGTGTCGATGGGCTACGGGCGCACCATCGCCTCGACCCGCGAGTCGGAGAGCACGCCGTTCTGGGACACCAGCGATCAAACCAACATCTACAACGGCAGCCCCATCGCAGGGGGGGTCGACTCGTCCGGGGAGCCGGTGGACGTGGTGGGGGGCAACGTGGCGCCGATGCGCCCGAACGGGGGGCGGGTCGCCACCGGGGCCAACGTTACGCAGGTCGGCAGTGGGTACCTCCTCGCCACGACCCAGGAGGAGGGAAGCATGCAGGGGCGTCCGATTGTGCGCTGGGCAACCCTGGACGAGTTTAAAGAGAACCCGGAGTTTGTCAACGAGTCGCAACCGCCCGTGCCGGACCTGGGTCACGGGGGCGACGGCCACGGAGACGGCGGCCATGGCGATGAGGGCGGCCACGGCGGCGGGGACGGGCACAGTGGCGACGGGGCGGCCGGTACCGTGTCGGGGCAAGGCCTGGAGGCGGGGCCGGGCGCCGACGCTCACGGGGCGGACGAGATGCCCGAACAGGCCGCTCATGGGGGCGACGGCGCCGGTCAGCACGGCGGCGCCGGCGCCGACGAGCCGGGCCCTGTGGAGAAGCAGCAGGAGTACCCCATGGCCTGGGAGGAAAACCATCCGAAGGACCAGGCGGCCTTCAAAAACAACCCCTACTACCAGAACCAGTGGGGCATGACCGTGGACCTCAACACGTGCACGGGCTGCAACGCCTGTGTGGTGGCCTGCACGAGCGAGAACAACGTGCAGGTGGTGGGGAAGGACGAGGTGAGCAAGGGGCGGCACATGTACTGGATTCGGAACGACCGGTACTACGTGAGCGAGGAGGAGGGGGGCGACAACCCCGAGATGCTCACGCAGCCGGTGATGTGCCAGCACTGCGAAAACGCGCCGTGTGAGTCGGTGTGTCCGGTGGCGGCGACGGTGCACTCGCCGGACGGCACGAACCAGATGGTCTACAACCGCTGCATCGGGACGCGCTACTGCCAGAACAACTGCCCGTACAAGGTCCGCCGCTTCAACTTTTACGACTGGACCAAGACGCTGCCGACGGAGGTGCAGATGGCGCAGAACCCCGACGTCACCGTGCGCAACCGGGGCGTCATGGAGAAGTGCACGTGGTGCGTCCAGCGGATCCGGAAGCACCAGCAGCAGGCCGACAACGAGGATCGCGACCTACGGCCCAACGAGGTCGAGACGGCCTGCCAGGAGGCATGCCCCACCGACGCCATCACGTTTGGGGACCTCAACAATCCCGAGAGCGACGTGGTGGAGGAGAAGAAGAACCCGCGCCGGTACGAGCTGCTGTCCTACCTGAACACGAAGCCCCGCCTCTCCTACCTCGGCCGTGTGCGCAACACGAATTCCCGCCTGGAGGAGGCCCTCTCGGAGACCGAGGCGGAAGAGGAGGCGCCCGTTGAGGCCTAG
- the ctaD gene encoding cytochrome c oxidase subunit I, whose amino-acid sequence MSTTTQNAPVDQGEPQEEETNYLNHETSVWSWLSTKDHKRIGVLYCVSLATVFLVAGVLALLMRAELSGPDQTLMSNDTYNQVFTMHGILMVFLFLVPSIPAILGNFVLPLQIGAKDVAFPRLNLASWYVYLAGAALTITALLTGGVDTGWTFYTPYSSSTGGGVLWMTAAIFVAGFANIFTGMNFIVTIHKMRAPGMTWNRLPLFVWGLYATSIVQVLATPVIGITMVLLILEQTLQIGIFDPALGGDPVLFQHFFWFYSHPAVYIMILPAFGILSELIATFSRSRIFGYRAIALSSVAIAMLGFLVWGHHMFVSGQSAISSIVFSLITYLIGIPSGIKVFNWVATLYKGSIWLQTPMLYALGFLFMFTIGGFTGIMVGVLSVDVHLHDTYYVVGHFHYVMMGGSVVALLGGMHYWWPKITGRMYNETLAKIAAALVFIGFNLTFFPQLVLGSRGMPRRYANYADRFAGLHQLSTYGSQILGVGLFLILGYALWSLAYGEKAPANPWGATTLEWTNTTAVPIHHNFERTPLVTRGPYDFHLADEVFGGGDGEALSDDVPQIPEPAPSAPSETDTADPASA is encoded by the coding sequence ATGAGCACGACCACACAGAACGCCCCGGTCGATCAGGGGGAGCCCCAGGAGGAAGAGACCAATTACCTCAACCACGAGACGAGCGTCTGGTCGTGGTTGTCGACGAAGGACCACAAGCGCATCGGGGTTCTCTACTGCGTTTCCCTTGCCACGGTCTTTCTTGTGGCAGGGGTGCTGGCGCTTCTCATGCGGGCCGAGCTGTCGGGCCCGGACCAGACCCTGATGAGCAACGACACCTACAACCAGGTGTTTACGATGCACGGCATCCTGATGGTCTTCCTTTTCCTGGTGCCGTCCATCCCGGCCATCCTGGGCAACTTCGTGTTGCCCCTCCAAATCGGGGCGAAGGACGTGGCCTTCCCGCGGCTCAACCTTGCGTCCTGGTACGTCTACCTGGCCGGGGCCGCGCTCACGATTACGGCCCTCCTGACGGGCGGGGTGGACACCGGGTGGACGTTCTACACCCCGTACTCCTCGTCCACGGGCGGCGGGGTGCTCTGGATGACGGCGGCCATCTTCGTCGCCGGCTTCGCCAACATCTTTACGGGGATGAACTTCATCGTGACGATCCACAAGATGCGAGCGCCGGGCATGACCTGGAACCGGCTGCCCCTCTTCGTCTGGGGGCTGTACGCCACGAGCATCGTGCAGGTGCTCGCTACGCCCGTGATCGGCATCACGATGGTGCTCCTCATCCTGGAGCAGACGCTTCAGATCGGCATCTTCGACCCGGCGCTTGGGGGCGACCCGGTGCTCTTCCAGCACTTCTTCTGGTTCTACAGCCACCCGGCGGTCTACATCATGATTCTGCCGGCCTTCGGCATTCTGTCGGAGCTGATCGCAACCTTCTCCCGGTCGCGCATCTTCGGGTACCGGGCCATCGCCCTCTCGTCGGTCGCGATTGCGATGCTCGGCTTCCTGGTCTGGGGCCACCACATGTTCGTGAGCGGCCAGTCCGCCATCTCGTCCATCGTCTTCTCGCTCATCACGTACCTTATCGGGATTCCCTCGGGGATTAAGGTCTTCAACTGGGTGGCAACCCTGTACAAGGGGTCCATCTGGCTGCAGACCCCGATGCTGTACGCACTGGGCTTCCTGTTCATGTTCACGATCGGGGGCTTCACGGGCATTATGGTGGGCGTGCTCTCGGTGGACGTGCACCTGCACGACACCTACTACGTCGTGGGGCACTTCCACTACGTCATGATGGGCGGATCCGTGGTGGCGCTCCTGGGCGGCATGCACTACTGGTGGCCGAAGATCACGGGGCGCATGTACAACGAGACGCTCGCCAAGATCGCGGCCGCGCTTGTCTTCATTGGGTTCAACCTCACCTTCTTCCCGCAGCTGGTGCTGGGCTCGCGCGGGATGCCCCGACGCTACGCAAACTACGCGGATCGCTTCGCGGGGCTGCACCAGCTCTCGACCTACGGCTCTCAGATCTTGGGGGTGGGCCTCTTCCTCATTCTGGGATACGCCCTCTGGTCGCTCGCGTACGGGGAGAAGGCCCCGGCCAATCCCTGGGGCGCCACCACCCTGGAGTGGACCAACACCACGGCCGTCCCGATCCACCACAACTTTGAACGGACCCCCCTCGTAACGCGAGGGCCGTACGACTTCCACCTCGCCGACGAAGTGTTTGGGGGTGGGGACGGGGAGGCCCTCAGCGACGACGTGCCCCAGATCCCTGAACCAGCGCCCTCGGCCCCGTCCGAGACGGACACCGCGGATCCGGCCAGTGCGTAA
- a CDS encoding cytochrome c oxidase subunit 3 family protein: MATETAPAPTETEAAHDDHHPEHLEHHFVSSEQQFDSAKLGMWVFLITEVLLFSGMFVAYAVFRQWNPEVFAAASGTLNQTMGALNTVVLLTSSLTVALSIHAIKQDKVKRCIYYLLGTLGLAGGFMVVKYFEYMAKFEHGVYPGGAFDPHGAHYEHLAEMAMAPQFFSIYFVMTGIHGVHVVIGMIVIGALAVMAWRGSFSSEWYTPVELTGLYWHLVDIVWIFLFPLLYLI; the protein is encoded by the coding sequence ATGGCAACGGAAACAGCCCCGGCCCCCACCGAGACGGAGGCCGCGCACGACGACCATCACCCGGAGCACCTGGAGCACCACTTCGTCTCGTCGGAGCAGCAGTTCGACTCGGCGAAGCTTGGGATGTGGGTGTTTCTTATCACCGAGGTGCTTCTCTTTAGCGGCATGTTCGTCGCCTACGCCGTCTTCCGCCAGTGGAACCCCGAGGTGTTCGCGGCGGCCAGCGGGACGCTGAACCAAACGATGGGGGCGCTCAACACCGTTGTGCTTCTCACCTCGTCCCTGACGGTGGCCCTGTCGATCCACGCCATCAAGCAGGACAAGGTGAAGCGGTGCATCTACTACCTGCTGGGCACGCTCGGGCTGGCGGGCGGATTCATGGTGGTCAAGTACTTCGAGTACATGGCCAAGTTCGAGCACGGGGTCTACCCCGGCGGGGCGTTCGACCCGCACGGGGCCCACTACGAACACCTGGCGGAAATGGCCATGGCGCCTCAATTCTTCAGCATCTACTTCGTCATGACGGGCATCCACGGGGTGCACGTGGTCATCGGCATGATCGTCATCGGCGCGCTTGCGGTCATGGCGTGGCGCGGATCGTTCAGTAGCGAATGGTACACCCCGGTGGAGCTTACGGGGCTCTACTGGCACCTCGTCGACATCGTCTGGATTTTCCTGTTCCCGCTGCTCTACCTCATCTGA
- a CDS encoding fibronectin type III domain-containing protein: MASDDGPTPSLVTPVDTVSADGSAVTFVWSPVEDGDAYRLQVAETARFDTPVVDAEVGTQTAVTVGNKLPTDGQTFFWRVLVERDGEWGPPSPVESFVATTEAEAEQGPAEAADEEPVTELARAARQEATAQPFDFEDQIEKEKERGVAYEGVAASQIMGISASIIAVVLTAVAILFGWFGQVSQSAEGAAAERMQYRDIKQAEMEAAQELQQYEVVDEEEGTYRIPIDRAMDLVAREEYQQRQQPE; encoded by the coding sequence ATGGCTTCCGACGACGGCCCCACGCCCTCACTGGTCACGCCCGTTGACACCGTCTCGGCGGACGGGAGTGCAGTGACGTTCGTCTGGTCCCCCGTCGAGGACGGCGACGCGTACCGCCTGCAGGTGGCCGAGACGGCGCGCTTCGACACGCCTGTCGTGGACGCCGAGGTGGGGACCCAAACGGCGGTAACGGTCGGCAACAAGCTGCCCACGGACGGGCAGACGTTCTTCTGGCGGGTGCTCGTTGAGAGGGACGGCGAGTGGGGACCCCCGAGCCCCGTGGAGAGCTTCGTCGCGACCACGGAGGCGGAGGCCGAGCAGGGGCCCGCCGAGGCCGCCGACGAGGAGCCCGTGACGGAACTTGCGCGCGCCGCCCGTCAAGAAGCCACCGCCCAACCCTTTGATTTCGAGGATCAGATCGAGAAGGAGAAGGAGCGTGGCGTGGCGTACGAAGGCGTGGCTGCGAGCCAGATTATGGGCATCTCGGCCTCGATCATTGCCGTTGTGCTGACCGCCGTCGCCATCCTGTTCGGGTGGTTTGGACAGGTGAGCCAAAGCGCGGAGGGGGCGGCCGCCGAGCGGATGCAGTACCGTGACATCAAGCAGGCCGAGATGGAGGCGGCACAGGAGTTGCAACAGTATGAGGTCGTGGACGAGGAGGAGGGCACCTATCGGATCCCGATTGACCGTGCCATGGACCTCGTCGCGAGGGAGGAGTATCAGCAGCGGCAGCAGCCGGAATGA
- a CDS encoding DUF3341 domain-containing protein — MSTLIQDLKAQAGIFESDADQVHGLLAEFPDPGALLHAAEAVREEGYRHFDTHSPFPIHGMDEAMGLGNASAVGVLTFFGGITGCVVAYLLQWWTAAVDYPLNISGKPFFAVEPSVPIMFELTILFAAFGAVAGMFALNGLPRPYNPLFYSDRFKGASDDRFFLHIAASDDEFDVKDSAAMLQRLGAHHLELVKDDGTVDA; from the coding sequence ATGTCCACGCTGATCCAAGACCTGAAGGCCCAGGCAGGGATCTTCGAGAGCGACGCCGACCAGGTCCACGGCCTGCTCGCCGAGTTCCCGGATCCGGGCGCGCTGCTGCACGCCGCCGAGGCGGTCCGGGAGGAAGGCTACCGCCACTTCGACACGCACAGCCCGTTTCCGATTCACGGAATGGACGAGGCGATGGGGCTGGGCAACGCGTCCGCCGTCGGTGTGCTCACGTTTTTTGGCGGGATTACGGGGTGCGTGGTTGCGTATCTCCTGCAGTGGTGGACGGCCGCGGTGGACTACCCGCTCAACATCAGCGGCAAGCCGTTCTTTGCCGTGGAGCCCTCGGTGCCCATCATGTTTGAGTTGACGATCCTGTTCGCGGCGTTCGGCGCCGTGGCGGGCATGTTTGCGCTGAACGGATTGCCACGGCCCTACAACCCCCTGTTCTACTCCGATCGCTTCAAGGGGGCGTCGGACGATCGGTTTTTTCTGCACATTGCGGCCAGCGACGATGAGTTCGACGTGAAGGACAGCGCCGCGATGCTCCAGCGGCTCGGGGCACACCACCTTGAGCTCGTCAAAGACGACGGGACGGTCGATGCGTGA
- a CDS encoding c-type cytochrome encodes MRRLFVTGLMLVALLLAGCRGTQSDNPPFHMNLDMDFQPKFGPQEANPYFEDGAAMRAPVSGTVPRGELRDSSALYQGRTADGDYVDQIPIAVNRKVLERGRERYEIQCSVCHGKTGDGNGVIMRGDYGYTPAPSYHVGRLRESPDGYLYDVIANGVRSMPAYGQKVSVMDRWAIVAYIRALQRSQNATPDDLPPGERAELGAAPEGGATAQAGTE; translated from the coding sequence ATGCGACGCCTGTTCGTTACCGGCTTGATGCTCGTCGCCCTGCTCCTGGCGGGGTGCCGGGGCACCCAGTCGGACAATCCGCCCTTCCACATGAACCTGGACATGGACTTCCAGCCCAAGTTCGGGCCGCAGGAGGCGAATCCGTACTTTGAAGACGGCGCCGCCATGCGGGCGCCGGTCTCGGGCACGGTGCCGCGGGGCGAGCTCCGGGACAGCTCCGCCCTCTACCAGGGGCGGACGGCAGACGGCGATTACGTAGACCAGATTCCCATCGCGGTCAACCGGAAGGTCTTGGAGCGAGGCCGGGAGCGATACGAGATCCAGTGCTCAGTCTGCCACGGGAAAACCGGAGACGGGAATGGGGTCATCATGCGGGGCGACTACGGATACACCCCCGCCCCGAGCTACCATGTTGGCCGGCTCCGGGAGTCGCCGGACGGGTACCTCTACGACGTGATCGCGAACGGCGTGCGCAGCATGCCGGCCTACGGACAGAAGGTGTCCGTGATGGACCGCTGGGCCATCGTCGCGTACATTCGCGCCCTGCAGCGCAGCCAGAACGCCACGCCTGACGACCTGCCGCCGGGAGAGCGGGCCGAGCTGGGCGCGGCGCCCGAAGGCGGCGCGACGGCGCAGGCCGGCACGGAGTAG